One window of Chloroflexus aggregans DSM 9485 genomic DNA carries:
- a CDS encoding S8 family serine peptidase produces MMRRSTSLILFIIAYLVSVLVFTPSTPVQADPATLSATPTSLAATVELGDTATLSLTITNTSSNSLTLLLYAGYPPTASPARMALPSLPVPLPQQAERIDPALQTELAHGPTRFLVFFADRPDLGAALLIRDWAARGEYVYHTLTEHAERSQRAVRAMLDAAGIRYTPLWIVNALLVEGDATLAQALADHADVAMLSADHELQVAPSALTTAVSCSPSANNVCWNIDRIRADRVWREFGVTGEGITVANIDSGVAYTHPALVGQYRGNLGGGVFDHNYNWFDPVGNTTAPTASGSHGTHVMGTMVSNPPDQPAMGVAPGARWIAARACDTLNCTDSNIIAAAQWVLAPTDLNGNNPQPSRRPHILNNSWAFSSGGNPIYTGYTAAWKAAGIFTTFAAGNTGNTTCSTIASPGDYADVVAVGAIKQDDRLAPFSAIGPTGDGRIKPDLVAPGVGIYSTDASTGYIALSGTSMAAPHVAGTVALLWSANPQLIGDYDGTYALLTNTAFPITGDTTFMGSTHSACRPIGVPNNIYGYGRLDAFAAVAAAKVDIPWLTLPPTPTATLTSSGNTTLSITLDARKVPGPGVYSARLLIYANNLTDPPLAVPITMTVPPRPTHATITGTVTDSETGRPLPATITTTDGVRLMTSPTGTYSLTVPGSSTQHVTAAAVGFVTQTQTITPSNGSTSTLNFALDPIRPRLTTLQDVIPATVDFQQTVTLNLSLRNDGNAPLAYTVQIDNEPYGVWRSDEPDGPSGGWIDPPTGRQVLNLDDDGNSDALDLGFDFPFGSTFYRQVYIGANGIIAFAPFTTSYFIPSCFPLSETTSAAISPLHVDFNSLDGGEISFAQVSSGALITWDDVPLYGTTRRLSVQALLQPNGVIRFHYRNVADLQPTDQATIGLQFDDQSQHVACDAGDELPLDLSDGLVIELRPQINPRAWLNIVSGDSGTLAASSQTDIPLTARWVGPMYTTSQARVQIRSNDPQKPVATVRVQLNEGTPAPYQVFIPFVFR; encoded by the coding sequence ATGATGAGACGATCTACCTCACTTATCCTCTTCATCATTGCTTACTTGGTCAGCGTACTGGTATTCACGCCGAGTACTCCAGTGCAGGCCGATCCGGCTACACTCTCCGCTACCCCAACCAGCCTTGCAGCAACTGTCGAGCTTGGCGATACGGCCACCCTCTCCCTTACCATCACCAATACCAGCAGCAATTCATTAACTCTCCTCCTCTATGCTGGCTATCCACCAACCGCCAGCCCGGCGCGTATGGCGCTACCATCACTGCCGGTGCCACTACCACAACAAGCCGAGCGGATCGATCCCGCTTTACAAACCGAACTGGCGCATGGCCCAACTCGCTTCCTCGTCTTCTTCGCCGACCGACCCGACCTCGGCGCAGCGTTGTTGATTCGTGATTGGGCAGCACGCGGTGAGTACGTTTACCACACTTTGACCGAACATGCCGAACGCAGCCAACGTGCTGTGCGTGCGATGCTCGATGCCGCCGGTATTCGCTATACTCCGCTCTGGATCGTCAACGCCTTGCTGGTTGAAGGAGATGCAACCCTGGCCCAAGCCCTCGCTGACCACGCCGACGTTGCTATGCTAAGCGCCGACCACGAGCTGCAAGTAGCTCCGTCGGCATTGACAACAGCTGTTAGTTGCAGTCCATCTGCAAATAACGTTTGCTGGAATATTGATCGGATCAGAGCCGACCGCGTCTGGCGCGAGTTCGGTGTCACCGGTGAGGGGATCACCGTCGCAAATATCGATAGCGGCGTTGCGTATACCCATCCGGCGCTTGTTGGTCAATACCGTGGCAACCTTGGCGGTGGTGTGTTTGACCACAATTATAACTGGTTCGACCCGGTCGGTAACACAACCGCACCAACCGCATCGGGTAGTCACGGTACCCACGTGATGGGTACCATGGTGTCTAACCCACCCGACCAACCGGCCATGGGTGTAGCTCCGGGTGCCCGTTGGATCGCAGCCCGAGCCTGTGATACGCTCAACTGTACCGATAGCAACATCATCGCTGCGGCACAATGGGTGTTGGCGCCAACCGATCTTAACGGTAACAATCCGCAACCGAGTCGTCGTCCGCATATCCTCAATAATTCGTGGGCATTTAGCAGTGGTGGTAACCCGATCTATACCGGTTATACCGCAGCCTGGAAAGCTGCCGGCATTTTTACAACTTTTGCCGCCGGCAATACCGGTAATACAACGTGTAGTACGATCGCCTCACCCGGTGACTACGCCGATGTCGTTGCAGTTGGCGCCATCAAGCAAGATGATCGACTGGCCCCTTTCAGTGCTATTGGCCCGACCGGTGACGGTCGCATCAAACCCGATCTGGTTGCGCCAGGAGTAGGCATCTACTCAACCGATGCTTCAACGGGCTACATAGCGCTCAGCGGTACCTCAATGGCTGCCCCGCACGTAGCCGGGACAGTTGCCCTGCTTTGGTCGGCTAATCCGCAATTGATCGGCGATTATGATGGGACGTATGCCCTTCTCACGAATACAGCATTCCCAATTACCGGGGACACCACGTTTATGGGATCAACCCATAGCGCCTGCCGTCCTATTGGTGTCCCGAACAACATTTACGGTTATGGGCGGCTCGATGCCTTTGCTGCGGTAGCGGCGGCTAAGGTTGATATTCCATGGCTGACTCTTCCGCCAACACCGACGGCAACCCTAACAAGTAGCGGCAATACAACACTGTCTATCACACTCGATGCCCGCAAAGTTCCCGGACCGGGTGTCTACTCGGCACGTCTGTTGATCTACGCCAACAATCTGACCGACCCACCGCTGGCCGTCCCGATAACAATGACCGTGCCACCACGACCTACACACGCGACGATTACCGGTACGGTGACCGATAGTGAGACCGGTCGGCCATTACCGGCGACGATTACAACGACTGACGGTGTGCGACTGATGACCAGCCCCACCGGAACATATAGCTTGACGGTACCCGGCAGTTCTACCCAACACGTGACCGCTGCTGCCGTTGGCTTTGTTACGCAAACCCAAACGATCACGCCAAGCAATGGGAGTACGTCAACCCTCAACTTTGCGCTCGATCCGATTCGCCCCCGCTTGACCACATTGCAAGATGTGATACCGGCTACCGTTGATTTTCAGCAAACCGTCACGCTCAATTTGTCGTTGCGTAACGATGGCAATGCCCCCCTCGCCTACACCGTCCAGATTGACAACGAGCCTTATGGTGTCTGGCGAAGTGACGAACCGGACGGGCCGAGCGGTGGTTGGATCGATCCACCGACCGGTAGACAGGTGCTCAACCTGGATGATGATGGGAATAGTGATGCTCTCGATCTCGGCTTTGATTTTCCGTTTGGCAGCACGTTTTACCGCCAAGTCTACATTGGAGCAAATGGGATTATTGCCTTCGCACCCTTCACGACCAGCTACTTCATTCCATCATGCTTTCCATTATCTGAAACTACCTCGGCGGCGATTAGCCCACTTCACGTCGATTTTAATAGTCTTGATGGCGGTGAGATTAGCTTCGCTCAAGTGAGTAGTGGCGCACTGATCACGTGGGATGATGTTCCGCTGTACGGTACGACCCGCCGGCTTAGTGTGCAGGCACTCTTGCAACCCAATGGTGTTATTCGCTTCCATTACCGGAATGTAGCCGATTTGCAGCCCACCGATCAGGCTACAATTGGCCTCCAGTTTGACGATCAAAGCCAGCATGTAGCTTGTGATGCTGGGGATGAACTGCCACTCGATCTGAGCGATGGGTTGGTCATCGAGCTGCGACCTCAGATCAATCCACGGGCATGGCTCAATATAGTGTCCGGTGACAGTGGCACACTAGCCGCTTCCAGTCAGACGGATATCCCACTCACTGCGCGATGGGTCGGCCCTATGTATACGACCTCACAGGCACGAGTGCAGATTCGCAGTAACGATCCGCAGAAACCGGTTGCCACTGTACGTGTCCAACTGAACGAAGGTACCCCTGCGCCCTATCAAGTGTTCATTCCGTTCGTATTCCGGTAA
- a CDS encoding formate--tetrahydrofolate ligase, whose product MKTSLQIAAEAHLEPIGVIAERLGLPTEYLEPYGRYRGKIDLTFLDDHANRPRGRYILVSAITPTPLGEGKTTTAIGLAMALNRIGKRAVVTLRQSSLGPVFGIKGGGAGGGYSQIVPLAESILHLNGDIHAVSQAHNQLAALTDNSWYHGNPLDIDPDRIEIRRVVDVNDRFLRQVMIGLGGKQNGFPRQTGFDISVASELMAILAMVSGAGAKAALRELRARIGRMVVAFRRDGTPVTAEDVRGAGAATVLMREALKPNLMQTIENTPALIHAGPFANIAQGNSSILADLVALRCAEYTITEAGFGADIGAEKFFNLKCRAGGLWPDAAVIVATVRALKAHSGKYEIVAGKPLPVALLQENPDDVFAGGDNLRRQIANITQFGVPVVVALNTYPEDTATEIEAVAQIATAAGAVGMAVSNVYAAGGAGGVELAKLVARVTERPGPREPKYLYPLEMPLAEKIEVIARRIYGAAGIELSATAAAQLATLTEAGFGNLPICMVKTHLSLSHDPKLRGAPAGFIFPIREVRISAGAGFILPIAGTTVTMPGLGAHPAAHQVDIDDDGNIVGLF is encoded by the coding sequence ATGAAAACCAGCCTGCAAATCGCTGCCGAAGCCCACCTCGAACCGATCGGTGTCATCGCCGAACGACTCGGTCTGCCCACCGAGTATCTCGAACCGTATGGGCGCTACCGCGGCAAGATCGATCTTACGTTTCTCGACGATCACGCCAATCGTCCACGTGGTCGCTATATTCTGGTTAGCGCCATTACGCCGACTCCGCTTGGTGAAGGGAAAACAACCACTGCCATTGGGTTGGCGATGGCTCTCAACCGGATCGGTAAACGCGCCGTCGTTACGTTACGTCAATCATCACTAGGACCGGTGTTTGGCATTAAAGGCGGTGGCGCGGGTGGTGGCTATAGTCAAATCGTCCCATTAGCCGAGAGCATACTGCATCTCAACGGTGATATTCACGCCGTCTCACAAGCGCACAACCAGTTGGCGGCCCTTACCGACAACAGTTGGTATCACGGCAACCCTCTCGACATCGATCCCGATCGGATCGAGATTCGGCGTGTTGTGGATGTCAACGATCGCTTTTTGCGACAGGTCATGATCGGGTTAGGTGGCAAGCAAAACGGTTTTCCGCGCCAGACCGGCTTCGACATTAGCGTCGCCAGTGAACTCATGGCGATCCTCGCGATGGTCAGTGGAGCAGGCGCAAAAGCCGCGCTCCGCGAGCTGCGCGCCCGTATCGGCCGGATGGTGGTGGCCTTTCGCCGCGACGGTACACCGGTAACAGCCGAGGATGTACGTGGGGCGGGTGCAGCAACGGTGCTGATGCGCGAGGCGCTGAAGCCCAACCTGATGCAGACCATCGAAAACACACCGGCCTTGATCCACGCCGGACCCTTTGCCAACATCGCACAGGGCAACTCTTCCATTCTGGCCGATCTCGTGGCGCTCCGTTGTGCCGAGTATACCATTACCGAGGCCGGTTTCGGCGCCGATATCGGAGCAGAAAAATTCTTCAATCTCAAATGCCGAGCCGGTGGTCTCTGGCCTGACGCTGCGGTCATTGTAGCCACCGTTCGCGCGCTCAAAGCTCACAGCGGCAAGTATGAGATCGTCGCCGGCAAACCACTGCCGGTAGCGTTACTCCAAGAAAATCCCGACGATGTCTTCGCGGGTGGTGATAACCTCCGCCGACAAATCGCTAACATCACCCAATTCGGTGTGCCGGTCGTTGTCGCGCTGAACACCTATCCCGAAGATACTGCGACAGAGATCGAAGCCGTCGCCCAGATCGCTACCGCAGCCGGTGCTGTCGGTATGGCCGTGAGCAACGTTTACGCTGCAGGTGGAGCGGGAGGTGTCGAATTGGCTAAACTGGTGGCCCGTGTCACCGAACGACCCGGCCCGCGCGAACCGAAATATCTCTACCCGCTCGAAATGCCATTAGCCGAGAAGATAGAAGTGATCGCTCGCCGCATCTATGGTGCAGCCGGCATTGAGCTGAGCGCGACGGCTGCTGCGCAACTGGCAACCTTGACGGAAGCCGGGTTTGGCAACTTGCCTATCTGTATGGTGAAGACCCATCTCAGCCTCAGCCACGATCCCAAACTGCGCGGGGCACCAGCAGGTTTCATTTTTCCTATTCGTGAGGTGCGGATTAGCGCCGGTGCCGGGTTCATTTTACCCATTGCCGGCACAACCGTGACTATGCCGGGCTTGGGCGCGCATCCGGCAGCCCATCAGGTTGACATTGACGATGATGGTAACATCGTGGGTTTATTTTAA
- a CDS encoding ArgE/DapE family deacylase, whose protein sequence is MHHLNHTEQRVLAAIDEAGLLETLARPVSIPSLDGTAAENEAQEVVAELLTAQGMTVDRWEIDLPALSAHPACSWEVPRERGLGVVGSLGADRGGRSLIFNGHVDVVPAGDRRYWRSDPWQATVIDGRVYGRGALDMKGGLCCAIFAARAIAAAGVRLRGRLLIQSVIGEEDGGLGTLATILRGHTADAAIVAEPTELNIAPAQAGAHNFRLTVFGAAAHGCVREEGVSAIEKFIPLHQAILALERTRNERLRLNDPTGLFARYRTPNAICIGIVRAGEWASSEAEQLIAEGRYGIGVGEDPDMARTELVQTIMAAATNDPWLRDHPPQLEWWGGRFDPASTPLDAPIVQTLAMCNQTVRGTPPVFEGMTYGADMRLLSNVAGIPTVLYGPGDVRDAHRPNESVAIDDLLAATRVFALTALRFCGYDEE, encoded by the coding sequence CGCCGAGAACGAAGCACAAGAGGTTGTCGCCGAGCTTTTGACTGCTCAAGGAATGACCGTCGATCGTTGGGAGATCGATCTGCCGGCGTTGTCCGCTCACCCTGCATGTAGCTGGGAAGTACCGCGCGAACGTGGGCTTGGCGTGGTCGGTAGCCTTGGCGCCGATCGGGGTGGGCGGAGCTTGATCTTCAACGGTCATGTCGATGTCGTACCGGCAGGTGACCGACGGTACTGGCGCAGCGATCCGTGGCAAGCGACCGTTATTGATGGTCGGGTATATGGGCGAGGCGCGCTGGATATGAAAGGTGGCTTGTGCTGCGCCATCTTTGCCGCACGTGCCATCGCCGCTGCCGGAGTACGTCTGCGTGGTCGGTTGCTTATTCAGAGCGTGATCGGTGAGGAAGATGGTGGGTTAGGGACACTCGCGACGATTCTGCGCGGCCATACCGCCGATGCCGCGATTGTTGCCGAACCAACTGAACTCAACATTGCACCGGCCCAAGCCGGCGCACACAATTTTCGCCTGACCGTCTTCGGTGCCGCTGCTCACGGCTGTGTGCGTGAAGAAGGTGTTAGTGCTATCGAGAAGTTTATTCCGCTTCACCAAGCGATACTGGCTCTTGAGCGTACCCGCAACGAACGGTTGCGCCTGAACGATCCAACCGGTCTGTTTGCTCGTTATCGCACCCCCAACGCCATCTGTATCGGTATTGTGCGCGCCGGTGAGTGGGCTTCGTCTGAAGCCGAGCAACTCATTGCCGAAGGCCGTTACGGGATCGGTGTGGGCGAAGATCCGGATATGGCTCGCACCGAGCTTGTACAGACGATCATGGCGGCGGCGACCAACGATCCATGGCTACGCGATCATCCTCCGCAGTTGGAATGGTGGGGCGGCCGCTTTGATCCGGCCAGCACACCGCTCGATGCCCCCATTGTGCAAACGCTCGCCATGTGTAACCAAACCGTGCGTGGCACACCACCGGTCTTTGAAGGAATGACCTACGGTGCCGATATGCGGCTTCTCAGCAATGTCGCCGGTATTCCTACCGTCTTGTATGGACCGGGTGATGTACGCGATGCCCATCGTCCAAACGAATCGGTTGCGATTGATGATCTGCTCGCCGCAACCCGCGTCTTTGCCCTCACTGCGCTCCGTTTCTGTGGTTACGATGAGGAATAA